The following is a genomic window from Candidatus Desulfarcum epimagneticum.
TGGCATCTGAGCTATTTTTCCCCCAATGAGGCCAGGGCCATCCCCCTGGCGGGTCCCCAGAAACACTTAAACACGCGTGGTGATAACCTGGGAAACGTGGTTCAATTCATGGAAAGAGAACACAGCAGGCGATTCCGCTCGATTCTTGAGCGAATCGCTGAAAAAATTCCCGGGGTGGAACGGATCGACACCTACAAAACACCGGACGGCAGGTTGATTTTGCGGTTTAATAACAGGGGGTTTAAGGAGCCCTTTTATGCTCGGCAGATGTCGGACGGAACGTTGAAAGTGTTCGCCTATCTTTTGCTCTTGGAAGACCCGTCTCCCCCGCCTTTTTTGTGTATCGAAGAGCCTGAGAACGGTCTTTATCATAAATTGCTTAAATCGCTGGCCGATGAATTTCGCAGCCATGCCACAGGGCGAAGGGACGGCTCGCAGGTTTTTATCACGACCCATCAGCCTTATTTCGTTGACGGCATGAACCCCGAGGAGGTTTGGGTTTTAGAGAAGCAGCCGGACGGGTTCTCCACGATCAGACGCGTCGGAGATGAGCCCATTGTGACAAATATGGCGGCGGAGGGGCTTCCCTTAGGAGGGCTGTGGCACAGCGACTATCTGGATCCAGGTCAATCAAATGCATTTTGAAATACTTGTCGAGGATCAATCCGGGAAAAGAGGGCTGGATATCCTTGTTCCCAAAATACTGGGAAAAGGGCATACCTTTAACGTTCACCCCTATAAAGGACTCGGTCATATCCCCAGGAACATGAAAGATGCCGGAGAGGCGGCCAGGCGGATGCTGCTGAATAATCTTCCCAAACTTCTTCGAGGCTATGGAAAAACCTTTTCCGGATATCCGTCTGATTATGAGGCGGTTGTGATTTTGGTCTGCGACCTTGATGATCGATGCCTCAAAGCGTTTCGCCGGGAGTTGACGGGCATTCTGGATCAATGCGATCCCAAACCGGAGACCCGTTTCTGCATGGCCATTGAAGAGGGGGAAGCCTGGCTGCTCGGAGACATGGACGCAGTCAAAGCGGCTTACCCGAAGGCGAAAAAAAACGTTTTGGACGCATATGTCAATGACAGCATCTGTGGAACATGGGAAAAACTGGCGGACGCTGTCTTTCCCGGCGGATCATCCGCGTTGTCCGCCGGAGGCTTTCAAGCGATTGGTCTGGAGAAGTCAAGATGGGCTGAAAAAATAACGCCTCATATGAATGTCGCCTGTAACGAGTCTCCCAGTTTCTGCTATTT
Proteins encoded in this region:
- a CDS encoding conserved hypothetical protein (Evidence 4 : Unknown function but conserved in other organisms), with the translated sequence MHFEILVEDQSGKRGLDILVPKILGKGHTFNVHPYKGLGHIPRNMKDAGEAARRMLLNNLPKLLRGYGKTFSGYPSDYEAVVILVCDLDDRCLKAFRRELTGILDQCDPKPETRFCMAIEEGEAWLLGDMDAVKAAYPKAKKNVLDAYVNDSICGTWEKLADAVFPGGSSALSAGGFQAIGLEKSRWAEKITPHMNVACNESPSFCYFQSEIKKVKSKI